The following are encoded together in the Salvia hispanica cultivar TCC Black 2014 chromosome 6, UniMelb_Shisp_WGS_1.0, whole genome shotgun sequence genome:
- the LOC125196507 gene encoding uncharacterized protein LOC125196507: protein MAHDEFRRWGETCTNMAECYNNVLLSTRELPIRAIIDITFWRTINWFVNRTTLAKQCQTPLTPWAWQLFQKNDRRGRRHHVKSTSITVGTYEVLTFHRGPGRGHNIHVVDYREKKCSCGKWQTWRMPCSHAVAVLRERSDDIFSHVDARYHTQVWIHQYAGAFRPLRHQDYWYEPEWTLEFPPARLLPRSRGRYRKGKIENQMDESDEDQPRPPPRCRLCGETGHNRRKCTLGRVV from the exons ATGGCGCACGACGAATTTCGTCGATGGGGTGAGACATGTACTAACATGGCCGAGTGTTATAACAATGTGTTGTTATCTACGAGAGAACTGCCAATTAGAGCCATTATTGATATTACATTCTGGAGGACCATCAATTGGTTTGTTAACAGAACGACTCTAGCCAAACAATGTCAGACGCCTTTGACACCGTGGGCTTGGCAGTTATTTCAGAAGAATGACCGTCGAGGGAGACGTCACCATGTGAAGTCTACAAGCATAACAGTTGGAACTTATGAGGTGCTAACCTTTCATAGAGGTCCGGGTAGAGGCCATAATATACATGTAGTGGATTATCGTGAAAAGAAATGCTCATGTGGAAAGTGGCAGACTTGGAGAATGCCTTGCTCTCACGCTGTTGCGGTGCTGCGAGAACGCAGTGATGACATCTTTAGTCATGTTGATGCCCGATACCATACACAGGTTTGGATTCACCAGTATGCAG GTGCGTTCCGTCCATTGAGACACCAAGATTATTGGTATGAACCTGAATGGACGTTGGAATTTCCGCCAGCACGGCTACTTCCTCGATCACGTGGTCGGTACAGAAAGGGCAAGATAGAGAACCAAATGGATGAGAGCGATGAAGATCAGCCAAGACCTCCTCCTCGATGCCGCCTTTGTGGAGAGACCGGCCACAATAGAAGAAAGTGCACTTTAGGACGTGTGGTGTAG